In one Salvelinus fontinalis isolate EN_2023a chromosome 16, ASM2944872v1, whole genome shotgun sequence genomic region, the following are encoded:
- the LOC129813029 gene encoding sine oculis-binding protein homolog A-like isoform X7 — protein sequence MAEMEKEGRPPENKRSRKPAHPVKREINEEMKVRAERARPWAGKAGDLHGNPPYSMSFAENTMNELLGWYGYDKVDLRDQDNIDIRNYPDGEVQHISVLKENSLPKIPRGSGENSDVSHNQVNSSHSTSTSRNGVTESSTTPSTSTPSTREHGNMPIIVPLIPPSMIKPPADEDVSNVQIMCAWCQKVGVKRYSLNMGTELKSFCSEKCFAACRRAYFKRNKLGYLRNYRARDEDGHGEKLPQHSYSKDTPRLVFKTNSDVLVCDWCKHIRHTKEYLDFGAGERRLQFCSAKCLNQYKMDIFYKETQAALPGGLCNPGHGPVEGKSESSTGLQLLTPDSWGTPLGDLHRKAPSPGANPSVPGSSSSTAASPSETGTVCSPSSLSTKNSTPRPHENPTLPPPPHPSLHPPMGVPSGSPPMVMTPRGPVPLPFFMEHQMMQQMRPSFLRPPPHRPDPNSPLSNPMIPGIGPPPPPPRTLAPPSSPMHRPQFSPHHHPSNNPNLGGNPPGMMPPYPGLHIPGFPFTSNMMPNGPMHMPHMMNFSIPSLAPLVPPPTLLVPYPVIVPLPVPIPIPIPFPFNPKTSKDNPSNNNDPIPSASGENTDPMEPKPFYPGSSRGELKLGASICGVHSLGFPGYTLDRFGSERSRIDVVDLTMKTESPESATTLGLSLSGGPAASLPEGVIDLTLGQRSRLQQVIQRVVPSVQVKVEPEGDSSSPPPSGPSSLDVSGKGDSSLEDMSQEVREAISVSLKPNSLSCCQATSPSPQPNQNSYPTQLTNHPGTPQTQLCNLAAPFNVIVNGSSQSTDSPGRSTLPTPQSDPGQRGGGGEPANCELEQDALKENSCTVAEWEPAQTGGSISPTE from the exons ATGGCAGAGATGGAAAAAGAGGGCAGACCCCCCGAAAATAAAAGAAGCAGAAAACCGGCTCACCCCGTGAAAAGGGAAATCAACGAAGAAATGAAG GTTCGGGCTGAGCGGGCCCGCCCATGGGCAGGCAAGGCGGGTGATCTCCATGGCAACCCACCCTACTCCATG AGTTTTGCAGAGAACACTATGAACGAGCTGCTGGGCTGGTACGGCTATGACAAGGTAGACCTGAGAGACCAGGACAACATCGACATACGGAACTACCCAGATGGAGAGGTACAACACATCTCTGTCCTGAAAG AAAACTCTTTGCCAAAAATCCCAAGAGGATCGGGGGAGAACAGCGATGTCTCCCATAACCAAGTCAATAGCTCCCACTCTACATCAACATCGAGGAACGGAGTGACAGAGTCCTCCACCACCCCATCCACCTCCACACCAAGCACCAGGGAGCATGGGAACATGCCGATCATAGTCCCACTGATCCCACCCTCCATGATCAAGCCACCAGCAG ATGAGGATGTGTCTAACGTCCAGATCATGTGCGCATGGTGTCAGAAGGTTGGCGTCAAACGCTACTCCCTCAACATGGGCACTGAGCTAAAGAGCTTCTGCAGTGAGAAGTGCTTTGCCGCCTGCCGCAGAGCATACTTCAAGAGAAACAAG CTTGGATATTTAAGGAATTACAGG GCGAGAGACGAAGACGGCCATGGTGAGAAATTACCCCAGCACAGCTATTCTAAGGATACGCCCAGGCTTGTCTTCAAAACAAACAGCGATGTGCTT GTGTGTGACTGGTGcaaacacatccgccacaccaAGGAGTACCTGGACTTTGGTGCCGGTGAACGGAGGCTGCAGTTCTGCAGTGCCAAATGCCTGAACCAGTACAAGATGGACATCTTCTACAaagagactcaggcggcgctgccAGGGGGCCTGTGTAACCCAGGACACGGCCCTGTGGAGGGCAAGTCAGAGAGCAGCACTGGGTTGCAGCTTTTAACCCCCGATTCCTGGGGCACACCTTTGGGTGACTTACATCGCAAAGCCCCTTCTCCTGGGGCAAACCCCTCTGTGCCAGGCTCCTCCAGCTCCACCGCTGCCTCTCCCTCTGAGACAGGCACTGTCTGCTCTCCTTCTTCCTTGTCCACCAAAAACTCCACACCCAGACCCCACGAGAATCCCACCTTAccccctcccccacacccctCTTTGCACCCTCCCATGGGAGTCCCCTCGGGCAGCCCCCCCATGGTGATGACGCCCCGGGGGCCTGTGCCCCTGCCCTTCTTCATGGAGCATCAGATGATGCAGCAGATGCGCCCGTCGTTCCTCCGCCCACCTCCCCACCGCCCAGACCCCAACAGCCCTCTGTCCAACCCAATGATCCCTGGCATCggaccaccacccccaccacccagAACCCTGGCTCCGCCATCCAGCCCTATGCACAGGCCCCAGTTttcaccccaccaccacccctcaaACAACCCCAACCTTGGAGGGAACCCTCCAGGGATGATGCCACCCTATCCAGGCCTACACATACCTGGTTTTCCTTTCACCTCCAACATGATGCCAAACGGGCCCATGCATATGCCGCACATGATGAACTTCAGTATACCTTCCCTCGCCCCCCTGGTGCCCCCACCAACCCTGCTGGTCCCTTACCCTGTCATCGTGCCCCTGCCGGTGCCCATCCCTATACCCATACCCTTCCCCTTCAACCCCAAGACCTCCAAGGACAACCCCAGCAACAACAACGACCCCATTCCAAGTGCGTCAGGGGAGAACACTGATCCGATGGAGCCCAAGCCTTTCTACCCTGGTTCCTCCAGAGGGGAACTGAAGTTGGGGGCCTCCATTTGTGGGGTGCACTCCTTGGGCTTTCCTGGCTACACTCTGGACCGCTTTGGCTCTGAGAGAAGTAGGATTGACGTGGTGGACCTGACCATGAAGACTGAGAGTCCGGAGAGTGCCACCACCCTGGGACTCTCGCTCTCTGGTGGCCCCGCAGCCTCCCTCCCCGAGGGAGTGATCGACCTGACTCTGGGCCAGCGATCGCGGCTGCAGCAAGTCATCCAGCGGGTGGTGCCCAGTGTCCAGGTGAAGGTGGAACCGGAAGGGGATTCATCCAGCCCCCCACCCTCTGGACCATCCTCTCTTGATGTCTCTGGGAAGGGGGACAGCAGCCTAGAGGACATGAGCCAGGAGGTCAGGGAGGCCATTAGTGTCTCTCTGAAGCCAAACTCCCTATCTTGTTGCCAGGCCACATCCCCATCCCCCCAGCCAAACCAAAACTCCTACCCCACCCAGCTCACAAACCACCCTGGCACCCCACAGACCCAGCTCTGCAACCTCGCTGCCCCCTTTAATGTCATAGTAAACGGCAGCAGTCAATCCACAGACAGTCCCGGCAGGAGCACGCTACCCACACCTCAGTCTGACCCTggtcagagaggaggaggtggcgaACCGGCCAACTGCGAGCTGGAGCAGGATGCCCTGAAGGAGAACAGCTGCACAGTGGCGGAGTGGGAACCAG CTCAGACAGGTGGCAGTATTTCCCCAACAGAATGA
- the LOC129813029 gene encoding sine oculis-binding protein homolog A-like isoform X1 has protein sequence MAEMEKEGRPPENKRSRKPAHPVKREINEEMKVRAERARPWAGKAGDLHGNPPYSMSFAENTMNELLGWYGYDKVDLRDQDNIDIRNYPDGEVQHISVLKENSLPKIPRGSGENSDVSHNQVNSSHSTSTSRNGVTESSTTPSTSTPSTREHGNMPIIVPLIPPSMIKPPADEDVSNVQIMCAWCQKVGVKRYSLNMGTELKSFCSEKCFAACRRAYFKRNKLGYLRNYRARDEDGHGEKLPQHSYSKDTPRLVFKTNSDVLVCDWCKHIRHTKEYLDFGAGERRLQFCSAKCLNQYKMDIFYKETQAALPGGLCNPGHGPVEGKSESSTGLQLLTPDSWGTPLGDLHRKAPSPGANPSVPGSSSSTAASPSETGTVCSPSSLSTKNSTPRPHENPTLPPPPHPSLHPPMGVPSGSPPMVMTPRGPVPLPFFMEHQMMQQMRPSFLRPPPHRPDPNSPLSNPMIPGIGPPPPPPRTLAPPSSPMHRPQFSPHHHPSNNPNLGGNPPGMMPPYPGLHIPGFPFTSNMMPNGPMHMPHMMNFSIPSLAPLVPPPTLLVPYPVIVPLPVPIPIPIPFPFNPKTSKDNPSNNNDPIPSASGENTDPMEPKPFYPGSSRGELKLGASICGVHSLGFPGYTLDRFGSERSRIDVVDLTMKTESPESATTLGLSLSGGPAASLPEGVIDLTLGQRSRLQQVIQRVVPSVQVKVEPEGDSSSPPPSGPSSLDVSGKGDSSLEDMSQEVREAISVSLKPNSLSCCQATSPSPQPNQNSYPTQLTNHPGTPQTQLCNLAAPFNVIVNGSSQSTDSPGRSTLPTPQSDPGQRGGGGEPANCELEQDALKENSCTVAEWEPGKRGPSDEAAQGGTDEGKLEAFGDLMDLDDDDDHPYALLLPKADCVIQPGPKPSDKTAIVSYSISAPLASGSPELEPPLKRRCLRIRNQNK, from the exons ATGGCAGAGATGGAAAAAGAGGGCAGACCCCCCGAAAATAAAAGAAGCAGAAAACCGGCTCACCCCGTGAAAAGGGAAATCAACGAAGAAATGAAG GTTCGGGCTGAGCGGGCCCGCCCATGGGCAGGCAAGGCGGGTGATCTCCATGGCAACCCACCCTACTCCATG AGTTTTGCAGAGAACACTATGAACGAGCTGCTGGGCTGGTACGGCTATGACAAGGTAGACCTGAGAGACCAGGACAACATCGACATACGGAACTACCCAGATGGAGAGGTACAACACATCTCTGTCCTGAAAG AAAACTCTTTGCCAAAAATCCCAAGAGGATCGGGGGAGAACAGCGATGTCTCCCATAACCAAGTCAATAGCTCCCACTCTACATCAACATCGAGGAACGGAGTGACAGAGTCCTCCACCACCCCATCCACCTCCACACCAAGCACCAGGGAGCATGGGAACATGCCGATCATAGTCCCACTGATCCCACCCTCCATGATCAAGCCACCAGCAG ATGAGGATGTGTCTAACGTCCAGATCATGTGCGCATGGTGTCAGAAGGTTGGCGTCAAACGCTACTCCCTCAACATGGGCACTGAGCTAAAGAGCTTCTGCAGTGAGAAGTGCTTTGCCGCCTGCCGCAGAGCATACTTCAAGAGAAACAAG CTTGGATATTTAAGGAATTACAGG GCGAGAGACGAAGACGGCCATGGTGAGAAATTACCCCAGCACAGCTATTCTAAGGATACGCCCAGGCTTGTCTTCAAAACAAACAGCGATGTGCTT GTGTGTGACTGGTGcaaacacatccgccacaccaAGGAGTACCTGGACTTTGGTGCCGGTGAACGGAGGCTGCAGTTCTGCAGTGCCAAATGCCTGAACCAGTACAAGATGGACATCTTCTACAaagagactcaggcggcgctgccAGGGGGCCTGTGTAACCCAGGACACGGCCCTGTGGAGGGCAAGTCAGAGAGCAGCACTGGGTTGCAGCTTTTAACCCCCGATTCCTGGGGCACACCTTTGGGTGACTTACATCGCAAAGCCCCTTCTCCTGGGGCAAACCCCTCTGTGCCAGGCTCCTCCAGCTCCACCGCTGCCTCTCCCTCTGAGACAGGCACTGTCTGCTCTCCTTCTTCCTTGTCCACCAAAAACTCCACACCCAGACCCCACGAGAATCCCACCTTAccccctcccccacacccctCTTTGCACCCTCCCATGGGAGTCCCCTCGGGCAGCCCCCCCATGGTGATGACGCCCCGGGGGCCTGTGCCCCTGCCCTTCTTCATGGAGCATCAGATGATGCAGCAGATGCGCCCGTCGTTCCTCCGCCCACCTCCCCACCGCCCAGACCCCAACAGCCCTCTGTCCAACCCAATGATCCCTGGCATCggaccaccacccccaccacccagAACCCTGGCTCCGCCATCCAGCCCTATGCACAGGCCCCAGTTttcaccccaccaccacccctcaaACAACCCCAACCTTGGAGGGAACCCTCCAGGGATGATGCCACCCTATCCAGGCCTACACATACCTGGTTTTCCTTTCACCTCCAACATGATGCCAAACGGGCCCATGCATATGCCGCACATGATGAACTTCAGTATACCTTCCCTCGCCCCCCTGGTGCCCCCACCAACCCTGCTGGTCCCTTACCCTGTCATCGTGCCCCTGCCGGTGCCCATCCCTATACCCATACCCTTCCCCTTCAACCCCAAGACCTCCAAGGACAACCCCAGCAACAACAACGACCCCATTCCAAGTGCGTCAGGGGAGAACACTGATCCGATGGAGCCCAAGCCTTTCTACCCTGGTTCCTCCAGAGGGGAACTGAAGTTGGGGGCCTCCATTTGTGGGGTGCACTCCTTGGGCTTTCCTGGCTACACTCTGGACCGCTTTGGCTCTGAGAGAAGTAGGATTGACGTGGTGGACCTGACCATGAAGACTGAGAGTCCGGAGAGTGCCACCACCCTGGGACTCTCGCTCTCTGGTGGCCCCGCAGCCTCCCTCCCCGAGGGAGTGATCGACCTGACTCTGGGCCAGCGATCGCGGCTGCAGCAAGTCATCCAGCGGGTGGTGCCCAGTGTCCAGGTGAAGGTGGAACCGGAAGGGGATTCATCCAGCCCCCCACCCTCTGGACCATCCTCTCTTGATGTCTCTGGGAAGGGGGACAGCAGCCTAGAGGACATGAGCCAGGAGGTCAGGGAGGCCATTAGTGTCTCTCTGAAGCCAAACTCCCTATCTTGTTGCCAGGCCACATCCCCATCCCCCCAGCCAAACCAAAACTCCTACCCCACCCAGCTCACAAACCACCCTGGCACCCCACAGACCCAGCTCTGCAACCTCGCTGCCCCCTTTAATGTCATAGTAAACGGCAGCAGTCAATCCACAGACAGTCCCGGCAGGAGCACGCTACCCACACCTCAGTCTGACCCTggtcagagaggaggaggtggcgaACCGGCCAACTGCGAGCTGGAGCAGGATGCCCTGAAGGAGAACAGCTGCACAGTGGCGGAGTGGGAACCAGGTAAGAGAGGCCCGAGTGACGAGGCAGCACAGGGGGGGACTGATGAAGGCAAGCTAGAAGCTTTCGGCGACCTTATGGATCTGGACGATGATGACGACCACCCCTATGCACTGCTGCTGCCCAAGGCTGACTGTGTCATCCAGCCCGGGCCAAAGCCCAGCGACAAGACAGCCATTGTGTCCTATAGCATCAGCGCTCCTCTGGCGTCAGGGAGCCCAGAGCTGGAGCCGCCGTTAAAGAGGAGGTGCCTGCGAATACGCAATCAGAACAAATGA
- the LOC129813029 gene encoding sine oculis-binding protein homolog A-like isoform X6, translating to MAEMEKEGRPPENKRSRKPAHPVKREINEEMKVRAERARPWAGKAGDLHGNPPYSMSFAENTMNELLGWYGYDKVDLRDQDNIDIRNYPDGEVQHISVLKENSLPKIPRGSGENSDVSHNQVNSSHSTSTSRNGVTESSTTPSTSTPSTREHGNMPIIVPLIPPSMIKPPADEDVSNVQIMCAWCQKVGVKRYSLNMGTELKSFCSEKCFAACRRAYFKRNKVCDWCKHIRHTKEYLDFGAGERRLQFCSAKCLNQYKMDIFYKETQAALPGGLCNPGHGPVEGKSESSTGLQLLTPDSWGTPLGDLHRKAPSPGANPSVPGSSSSTAASPSETGTVCSPSSLSTKNSTPRPHENPTLPPPPHPSLHPPMGVPSGSPPMVMTPRGPVPLPFFMEHQMMQQMRPSFLRPPPHRPDPNSPLSNPMIPGIGPPPPPPRTLAPPSSPMHRPQFSPHHHPSNNPNLGGNPPGMMPPYPGLHIPGFPFTSNMMPNGPMHMPHMMNFSIPSLAPLVPPPTLLVPYPVIVPLPVPIPIPIPFPFNPKTSKDNPSNNNDPIPSASGENTDPMEPKPFYPGSSRGELKLGASICGVHSLGFPGYTLDRFGSERSRIDVVDLTMKTESPESATTLGLSLSGGPAASLPEGVIDLTLGQRSRLQQVIQRVVPSVQVKVEPEGDSSSPPPSGPSSLDVSGKGDSSLEDMSQEVREAISVSLKPNSLSCCQATSPSPQPNQNSYPTQLTNHPGTPQTQLCNLAAPFNVIVNGSSQSTDSPGRSTLPTPQSDPGQRGGGGEPANCELEQDALKENSCTVAEWEPGKRGPSDEAAQGGTDEGKLEAFGDLMDLDDDDDHPYALLLPKADCVIQPGPKPSDKTAIVSYSISAPLASGSPELEPPLKRRCLRIRNQNK from the exons ATGGCAGAGATGGAAAAAGAGGGCAGACCCCCCGAAAATAAAAGAAGCAGAAAACCGGCTCACCCCGTGAAAAGGGAAATCAACGAAGAAATGAAG GTTCGGGCTGAGCGGGCCCGCCCATGGGCAGGCAAGGCGGGTGATCTCCATGGCAACCCACCCTACTCCATG AGTTTTGCAGAGAACACTATGAACGAGCTGCTGGGCTGGTACGGCTATGACAAGGTAGACCTGAGAGACCAGGACAACATCGACATACGGAACTACCCAGATGGAGAGGTACAACACATCTCTGTCCTGAAAG AAAACTCTTTGCCAAAAATCCCAAGAGGATCGGGGGAGAACAGCGATGTCTCCCATAACCAAGTCAATAGCTCCCACTCTACATCAACATCGAGGAACGGAGTGACAGAGTCCTCCACCACCCCATCCACCTCCACACCAAGCACCAGGGAGCATGGGAACATGCCGATCATAGTCCCACTGATCCCACCCTCCATGATCAAGCCACCAGCAG ATGAGGATGTGTCTAACGTCCAGATCATGTGCGCATGGTGTCAGAAGGTTGGCGTCAAACGCTACTCCCTCAACATGGGCACTGAGCTAAAGAGCTTCTGCAGTGAGAAGTGCTTTGCCGCCTGCCGCAGAGCATACTTCAAGAGAAACAAG GTGTGTGACTGGTGcaaacacatccgccacaccaAGGAGTACCTGGACTTTGGTGCCGGTGAACGGAGGCTGCAGTTCTGCAGTGCCAAATGCCTGAACCAGTACAAGATGGACATCTTCTACAaagagactcaggcggcgctgccAGGGGGCCTGTGTAACCCAGGACACGGCCCTGTGGAGGGCAAGTCAGAGAGCAGCACTGGGTTGCAGCTTTTAACCCCCGATTCCTGGGGCACACCTTTGGGTGACTTACATCGCAAAGCCCCTTCTCCTGGGGCAAACCCCTCTGTGCCAGGCTCCTCCAGCTCCACCGCTGCCTCTCCCTCTGAGACAGGCACTGTCTGCTCTCCTTCTTCCTTGTCCACCAAAAACTCCACACCCAGACCCCACGAGAATCCCACCTTAccccctcccccacacccctCTTTGCACCCTCCCATGGGAGTCCCCTCGGGCAGCCCCCCCATGGTGATGACGCCCCGGGGGCCTGTGCCCCTGCCCTTCTTCATGGAGCATCAGATGATGCAGCAGATGCGCCCGTCGTTCCTCCGCCCACCTCCCCACCGCCCAGACCCCAACAGCCCTCTGTCCAACCCAATGATCCCTGGCATCggaccaccacccccaccacccagAACCCTGGCTCCGCCATCCAGCCCTATGCACAGGCCCCAGTTttcaccccaccaccacccctcaaACAACCCCAACCTTGGAGGGAACCCTCCAGGGATGATGCCACCCTATCCAGGCCTACACATACCTGGTTTTCCTTTCACCTCCAACATGATGCCAAACGGGCCCATGCATATGCCGCACATGATGAACTTCAGTATACCTTCCCTCGCCCCCCTGGTGCCCCCACCAACCCTGCTGGTCCCTTACCCTGTCATCGTGCCCCTGCCGGTGCCCATCCCTATACCCATACCCTTCCCCTTCAACCCCAAGACCTCCAAGGACAACCCCAGCAACAACAACGACCCCATTCCAAGTGCGTCAGGGGAGAACACTGATCCGATGGAGCCCAAGCCTTTCTACCCTGGTTCCTCCAGAGGGGAACTGAAGTTGGGGGCCTCCATTTGTGGGGTGCACTCCTTGGGCTTTCCTGGCTACACTCTGGACCGCTTTGGCTCTGAGAGAAGTAGGATTGACGTGGTGGACCTGACCATGAAGACTGAGAGTCCGGAGAGTGCCACCACCCTGGGACTCTCGCTCTCTGGTGGCCCCGCAGCCTCCCTCCCCGAGGGAGTGATCGACCTGACTCTGGGCCAGCGATCGCGGCTGCAGCAAGTCATCCAGCGGGTGGTGCCCAGTGTCCAGGTGAAGGTGGAACCGGAAGGGGATTCATCCAGCCCCCCACCCTCTGGACCATCCTCTCTTGATGTCTCTGGGAAGGGGGACAGCAGCCTAGAGGACATGAGCCAGGAGGTCAGGGAGGCCATTAGTGTCTCTCTGAAGCCAAACTCCCTATCTTGTTGCCAGGCCACATCCCCATCCCCCCAGCCAAACCAAAACTCCTACCCCACCCAGCTCACAAACCACCCTGGCACCCCACAGACCCAGCTCTGCAACCTCGCTGCCCCCTTTAATGTCATAGTAAACGGCAGCAGTCAATCCACAGACAGTCCCGGCAGGAGCACGCTACCCACACCTCAGTCTGACCCTggtcagagaggaggaggtggcgaACCGGCCAACTGCGAGCTGGAGCAGGATGCCCTGAAGGAGAACAGCTGCACAGTGGCGGAGTGGGAACCAGGTAAGAGAGGCCCGAGTGACGAGGCAGCACAGGGGGGGACTGATGAAGGCAAGCTAGAAGCTTTCGGCGACCTTATGGATCTGGACGATGATGACGACCACCCCTATGCACTGCTGCTGCCCAAGGCTGACTGTGTCATCCAGCCCGGGCCAAAGCCCAGCGACAAGACAGCCATTGTGTCCTATAGCATCAGCGCTCCTCTGGCGTCAGGGAGCCCAGAGCTGGAGCCGCCGTTAAAGAGGAGGTGCCTGCGAATACGCAATCAGAACAAATGA
- the LOC129813029 gene encoding sine oculis-binding protein homolog A-like isoform X8 produces MAEMEKEGRPPENKRSRKPAHPVKREINEEMKSFAENTMNELLGWYGYDKVDLRDQDNIDIRNYPDGEVQHISVLKENSLPKIPRGSGENSDVSHNQVNSSHSTSTSRNGVTESSTTPSTSTPSTREHGNMPIIVPLIPPSMIKPPADEDVSNVQIMCAWCQKVGVKRYSLNMGTELKSFCSEKCFAACRRAYFKRNKVCDWCKHIRHTKEYLDFGAGERRLQFCSAKCLNQYKMDIFYKETQAALPGGLCNPGHGPVEGKSESSTGLQLLTPDSWGTPLGDLHRKAPSPGANPSVPGSSSSTAASPSETGTVCSPSSLSTKNSTPRPHENPTLPPPPHPSLHPPMGVPSGSPPMVMTPRGPVPLPFFMEHQMMQQMRPSFLRPPPHRPDPNSPLSNPMIPGIGPPPPPPRTLAPPSSPMHRPQFSPHHHPSNNPNLGGNPPGMMPPYPGLHIPGFPFTSNMMPNGPMHMPHMMNFSIPSLAPLVPPPTLLVPYPVIVPLPVPIPIPIPFPFNPKTSKDNPSNNNDPIPSASGENTDPMEPKPFYPGSSRGELKLGASICGVHSLGFPGYTLDRFGSERSRIDVVDLTMKTESPESATTLGLSLSGGPAASLPEGVIDLTLGQRSRLQQVIQRVVPSVQVKVEPEGDSSSPPPSGPSSLDVSGKGDSSLEDMSQEVREAISVSLKPNSLSCCQATSPSPQPNQNSYPTQLTNHPGTPQTQLCNLAAPFNVIVNGSSQSTDSPGRSTLPTPQSDPGQRGGGGEPANCELEQDALKENSCTVAEWEPGKRGPSDEAAQGGTDEGKLEAFGDLMDLDDDDDHPYALLLPKADCVIQPGPKPSDKTAIVSYSISAPLASGSPELEPPLKRRCLRIRNQNK; encoded by the exons ATGGCAGAGATGGAAAAAGAGGGCAGACCCCCCGAAAATAAAAGAAGCAGAAAACCGGCTCACCCCGTGAAAAGGGAAATCAACGAAGAAATGAAG AGTTTTGCAGAGAACACTATGAACGAGCTGCTGGGCTGGTACGGCTATGACAAGGTAGACCTGAGAGACCAGGACAACATCGACATACGGAACTACCCAGATGGAGAGGTACAACACATCTCTGTCCTGAAAG AAAACTCTTTGCCAAAAATCCCAAGAGGATCGGGGGAGAACAGCGATGTCTCCCATAACCAAGTCAATAGCTCCCACTCTACATCAACATCGAGGAACGGAGTGACAGAGTCCTCCACCACCCCATCCACCTCCACACCAAGCACCAGGGAGCATGGGAACATGCCGATCATAGTCCCACTGATCCCACCCTCCATGATCAAGCCACCAGCAG ATGAGGATGTGTCTAACGTCCAGATCATGTGCGCATGGTGTCAGAAGGTTGGCGTCAAACGCTACTCCCTCAACATGGGCACTGAGCTAAAGAGCTTCTGCAGTGAGAAGTGCTTTGCCGCCTGCCGCAGAGCATACTTCAAGAGAAACAAG GTGTGTGACTGGTGcaaacacatccgccacaccaAGGAGTACCTGGACTTTGGTGCCGGTGAACGGAGGCTGCAGTTCTGCAGTGCCAAATGCCTGAACCAGTACAAGATGGACATCTTCTACAaagagactcaggcggcgctgccAGGGGGCCTGTGTAACCCAGGACACGGCCCTGTGGAGGGCAAGTCAGAGAGCAGCACTGGGTTGCAGCTTTTAACCCCCGATTCCTGGGGCACACCTTTGGGTGACTTACATCGCAAAGCCCCTTCTCCTGGGGCAAACCCCTCTGTGCCAGGCTCCTCCAGCTCCACCGCTGCCTCTCCCTCTGAGACAGGCACTGTCTGCTCTCCTTCTTCCTTGTCCACCAAAAACTCCACACCCAGACCCCACGAGAATCCCACCTTAccccctcccccacacccctCTTTGCACCCTCCCATGGGAGTCCCCTCGGGCAGCCCCCCCATGGTGATGACGCCCCGGGGGCCTGTGCCCCTGCCCTTCTTCATGGAGCATCAGATGATGCAGCAGATGCGCCCGTCGTTCCTCCGCCCACCTCCCCACCGCCCAGACCCCAACAGCCCTCTGTCCAACCCAATGATCCCTGGCATCggaccaccacccccaccacccagAACCCTGGCTCCGCCATCCAGCCCTATGCACAGGCCCCAGTTttcaccccaccaccacccctcaaACAACCCCAACCTTGGAGGGAACCCTCCAGGGATGATGCCACCCTATCCAGGCCTACACATACCTGGTTTTCCTTTCACCTCCAACATGATGCCAAACGGGCCCATGCATATGCCGCACATGATGAACTTCAGTATACCTTCCCTCGCCCCCCTGGTGCCCCCACCAACCCTGCTGGTCCCTTACCCTGTCATCGTGCCCCTGCCGGTGCCCATCCCTATACCCATACCCTTCCCCTTCAACCCCAAGACCTCCAAGGACAACCCCAGCAACAACAACGACCCCATTCCAAGTGCGTCAGGGGAGAACACTGATCCGATGGAGCCCAAGCCTTTCTACCCTGGTTCCTCCAGAGGGGAACTGAAGTTGGGGGCCTCCATTTGTGGGGTGCACTCCTTGGGCTTTCCTGGCTACACTCTGGACCGCTTTGGCTCTGAGAGAAGTAGGATTGACGTGGTGGACCTGACCATGAAGACTGAGAGTCCGGAGAGTGCCACCACCCTGGGACTCTCGCTCTCTGGTGGCCCCGCAGCCTCCCTCCCCGAGGGAGTGATCGACCTGACTCTGGGCCAGCGATCGCGGCTGCAGCAAGTCATCCAGCGGGTGGTGCCCAGTGTCCAGGTGAAGGTGGAACCGGAAGGGGATTCATCCAGCCCCCCACCCTCTGGACCATCCTCTCTTGATGTCTCTGGGAAGGGGGACAGCAGCCTAGAGGACATGAGCCAGGAGGTCAGGGAGGCCATTAGTGTCTCTCTGAAGCCAAACTCCCTATCTTGTTGCCAGGCCACATCCCCATCCCCCCAGCCAAACCAAAACTCCTACCCCACCCAGCTCACAAACCACCCTGGCACCCCACAGACCCAGCTCTGCAACCTCGCTGCCCCCTTTAATGTCATAGTAAACGGCAGCAGTCAATCCACAGACAGTCCCGGCAGGAGCACGCTACCCACACCTCAGTCTGACCCTggtcagagaggaggaggtggcgaACCGGCCAACTGCGAGCTGGAGCAGGATGCCCTGAAGGAGAACAGCTGCACAGTGGCGGAGTGGGAACCAGGTAAGAGAGGCCCGAGTGACGAGGCAGCACAGGGGGGGACTGATGAAGGCAAGCTAGAAGCTTTCGGCGACCTTATGGATCTGGACGATGATGACGACCACCCCTATGCACTGCTGCTGCCCAAGGCTGACTGTGTCATCCAGCCCGGGCCAAAGCCCAGCGACAAGACAGCCATTGTGTCCTATAGCATCAGCGCTCCTCTGGCGTCAGGGAGCCCAGAGCTGGAGCCGCCGTTAAAGAGGAGGTGCCTGCGAATACGCAATCAGAACAAATGA